One Ascaphus truei isolate aAscTru1 chromosome 22, aAscTru1.hap1, whole genome shotgun sequence DNA segment encodes these proteins:
- the METTL23 gene encoding histone-arginine methyltransferase METTL23 isoform X1, with amino-acid sequence MGEEGELRRSVREYRFVRGEWDGEEEDGEGGELVVSIPEVLDSQYGMYVWPCAVVCAQYLWFHRRILTGKRVLELGAGVSLPGVTAAKCGADVILSDSAEMPQCLENCRRSCAANNIVGVPVIGLTWGQISPDLLDLPPIDIIVGSDVFYEPEDFEDILVTVRFLMERNAKTQFWTSHQVRSADWTIEALLYKWNLRCSDVPLKAFGADTEHLAGSDLPGRHSVQMMVISLDAEAAVRAD; translated from the exons atgggagaggagggggagctgcGGCGTAGTGTGCGGGAGTACAGATTCGTGCGGGGAGAGTGGGATGGAGAGgaggaggatggagagggaggagagctGGTGGTGTCCATCCCCGAG GTGCTGGACTCCCAGTACGGCATGTACGTGTGGCCATGTGCTGTGGTGTGTGCCCAGTATCTCTGGTTTCACCGCAGGATCCTGACTGGCAAGAGAGTTTTGGAG CTCGGGGCAGGGGTAAGCCTCCCTGGCGTCACGGCTGCAAAATGTGGCGCGGATGTCATTCTATCCGACTCAGCCGAGATGCCGCAATGTTTAGAGAACTGTCGCCGGAGCTGTGCCGCTAATAATATTGTTGGGGTTCCCGTCATTGGACTCACCTGGGGTCAGATATCGCCGGATCTGCTGGATCTTCCTCCCATTGACATCATTGTGGGATCCGATGTCTTTTATGAGCCAGAAG ATTTCGAAGACATCTTGGTAACCGTGCGCTTTCTGATGGAGAGAAACGCCAAGACCCAATTCTGGACCTCGCACCAAGTCCGGAG TGCCGACTGGACCATCGAAGCTTTGCTCTACAAATGGAACCTGAGATGCAGCGACGTTCCGCTGAAGGCCTTTGGTGCTGACACAGAACACCTGGCTGGATCGGATCTCCCAGGAAGGCACAGCGTGCAGATGATGGTCATCTCATTAGATGCAGAAGCTGCAGTCAGAGCAGATTGA
- the SRSF2 gene encoding serine/arginine-rich splicing factor 2 isoform X2 — protein MSYGRPPPDVEGMTSLKVDNLTYRTSPETLRRVFEKYGRVGDVYIPRDRYTKESRGFAFVRFHDKRDAEDAMDAMDGAVLDGRELRVQMARYGRPPDSHHSRRGPPPRSPRRRRRSRSRSKSRSRSRSRSRYSRSKSRSRTRSRSRSSTKSRSARRSKSKSKSSSVSRSRSRSRSRSRTRNATSPPPAVVKKEKSRSRSRSRTRNASTPPPVVVKKEKSRSRSVSPPKSPEEEGAVSS, from the exons ATGAGCTACGGTCGGCCTCCGCCAGACGTGGAAGGCATGACGTCCCTCAAGGTGGATAACCTGACCTACCGCACCTCCCCGGAGACCCTGCGCCGCGTGTTCGAGAAGTACGGCCGGGTGGGCGACGTGTACATCCCCCGCGACCGCTACACCAAGGAGAGCCGCGGCTTCGCCTTCGTCCGCTTCCACGACAAGCGCGATGCCGAGGACGCGATGGACGCCATGGACGGGGCCGTGCTGGACGGCCGCGAGCTGCGGGTGCAGATGGCCCGCTACGGCCGGCCGCCCGACTCCCACCACAGTCGGCGGGGGCCGCCACCCCGaag CCCCCGGAGACGTCGCCGCAGCCGATCCAGAAGCAAGAGTCGCTCAAGGTCTCGCAGCCGATCTCGCTACAGCCGCTCCAAATCCCGCTCACGGACCAGGTCCCGGTCTCGCTCCAGCACCAAATCCCGATCGGCCCGGAGGTCAAAGTCTAAGTCCAAGTCATCGTCGGTGTCCAGGTCCCGGTCCCGCTCAAGGTCTAGGTCCAGAACCAGGAATGCTACATCACCCCCTCCTGCGGTGGTAAAGAAAGAGAAGTCCAGATCCAGGTCTAGGTCCAGAACCAGAAATGCTTCGACGCCCCCTCCTGTGGTGGTAAAGAAAGAGAAGTCCAGATCCAGGTCCGTCAGCCCTCCAAAGTCCCCAGAAGAGGAAGGGGCCGTGTCTTCCTAA
- the METTL23 gene encoding histone-arginine methyltransferase METTL23 isoform X2, which translates to MGEEGELRRSVREYRFVRGEWDGEEEDGEGGELVVSIPEVLDSQYGMYVWPCAVVCAQYLWFHRRILTGKRVLELGAGVSLPGVTAAKCGADVILSDSAEMPQCLENCRRSCAANNIVGVPVIGLTWGQISPDLLDLPPIDIIVGSDVFYEPEDFEDILVTVRFLMERNAKTQFWTSHQVRSPDGHSAATSLVVAADWMRKTAFLWTCENICAVPTGPSKLCSTNGT; encoded by the exons atgggagaggagggggagctgcGGCGTAGTGTGCGGGAGTACAGATTCGTGCGGGGAGAGTGGGATGGAGAGgaggaggatggagagggaggagagctGGTGGTGTCCATCCCCGAG GTGCTGGACTCCCAGTACGGCATGTACGTGTGGCCATGTGCTGTGGTGTGTGCCCAGTATCTCTGGTTTCACCGCAGGATCCTGACTGGCAAGAGAGTTTTGGAG CTCGGGGCAGGGGTAAGCCTCCCTGGCGTCACGGCTGCAAAATGTGGCGCGGATGTCATTCTATCCGACTCAGCCGAGATGCCGCAATGTTTAGAGAACTGTCGCCGGAGCTGTGCCGCTAATAATATTGTTGGGGTTCCCGTCATTGGACTCACCTGGGGTCAGATATCGCCGGATCTGCTGGATCTTCCTCCCATTGACATCATTGTGGGATCCGATGTCTTTTATGAGCCAGAAG ATTTCGAAGACATCTTGGTAACCGTGCGCTTTCTGATGGAGAGAAACGCCAAGACCCAATTCTGGACCTCGCACCAAGTCCGGAG cccagacgGACATTCCgctgcaacatcattggttgtggctgctgattggatgaggaagacgGCATTCCTGTGGACTTGTGAAAACATCTGTGCGG TGCCGACTGGACCATCGAAGCTTTGCTCTACAAATGGAACCTGA
- the SRSF2 gene encoding serine/arginine-rich splicing factor 2 isoform X1 produces MSYGRPPPDVEGMTSLKVDNLTYRTSPETLRRVFEKYGRVGDVYIPRDRYTKESRGFAFVRFHDKRDAEDAMDAMDGAVLDGRELRVQMARYGRPPDSHHSRRGPPPRRYGGGGGYDRRSRSPRRRRRSRSRSKSRSRSRSRSRYSRSKSRSRTRSRSRSSTKSRSARRSKSKSKSSSVSRSRSRSRSRSRTRNATSPPPAVVKKEKSRSRSRSRTRNASTPPPVVVKKEKSRSRSVSPPKSPEEEGAVSS; encoded by the exons ATGAGCTACGGTCGGCCTCCGCCAGACGTGGAAGGCATGACGTCCCTCAAGGTGGATAACCTGACCTACCGCACCTCCCCGGAGACCCTGCGCCGCGTGTTCGAGAAGTACGGCCGGGTGGGCGACGTGTACATCCCCCGCGACCGCTACACCAAGGAGAGCCGCGGCTTCGCCTTCGTCCGCTTCCACGACAAGCGCGATGCCGAGGACGCGATGGACGCCATGGACGGGGCCGTGCTGGACGGCCGCGAGCTGCGGGTGCAGATGGCCCGCTACGGCCGGCCGCCCGACTCCCACCACAGTCGGCGGGGGCCGCCACCCCGaaggtacgggggaggaggaggttacGACCGCCGGagtaggag CCCCCGGAGACGTCGCCGCAGCCGATCCAGAAGCAAGAGTCGCTCAAGGTCTCGCAGCCGATCTCGCTACAGCCGCTCCAAATCCCGCTCACGGACCAGGTCCCGGTCTCGCTCCAGCACCAAATCCCGATCGGCCCGGAGGTCAAAGTCTAAGTCCAAGTCATCGTCGGTGTCCAGGTCCCGGTCCCGCTCAAGGTCTAGGTCCAGAACCAGGAATGCTACATCACCCCCTCCTGCGGTGGTAAAGAAAGAGAAGTCCAGATCCAGGTCTAGGTCCAGAACCAGAAATGCTTCGACGCCCCCTCCTGTGGTGGTAAAGAAAGAGAAGTCCAGATCCAGGTCCGTCAGCCCTCCAAAGTCCCCAGAAGAGGAAGGGGCCGTGTCTTCCTAA